One part of the Paenibacillus silvisoli genome encodes these proteins:
- a CDS encoding ring-cleaving dioxygenase encodes MTLQTAGIHHITAFAGDPQKNVDFYAGVLGLRLVKKTINFDAPDVYHLYFGDKGGSPGTIITFFPTRGARRGEIGGGQVGITTYVVPAGALAFWEERLTSLEITFNKTTRFSEDYLQFSDSDGLRVELVEREEGALSEWSFGGIPTDKAIKGFGGAVLFSANATKTMNVLENTLGLKKVGEDGEYARFKAYGEIGNIIDVPLKNIPMGVGGAGTVHHIAWRAKDFEEHKQWQQEAANNGYHTTEIIDRQYFNAIYFREGGGILFEIATDPPGFARDEAPEALGEKLMLPPWFEQHRAAIEANLLPIQVRELNVKNETSI; translated from the coding sequence ATGACATTGCAAACAGCTGGAATCCATCATATTACTGCATTCGCAGGCGACCCGCAAAAGAACGTTGATTTTTATGCAGGCGTTCTTGGTTTAAGGCTCGTAAAGAAAACCATTAACTTTGATGCCCCTGACGTATATCACCTCTACTTTGGCGACAAGGGCGGAAGTCCTGGAACGATCATTACGTTCTTCCCAACACGCGGGGCAAGAAGAGGTGAGATCGGCGGCGGCCAAGTAGGCATAACCACTTATGTGGTCCCTGCGGGTGCGTTGGCTTTTTGGGAAGAGCGTCTAACCAGCTTGGAGATCACGTTCAACAAAACGACGAGATTTTCCGAGGATTATCTTCAATTTTCGGATAGCGACGGCTTAAGAGTGGAGCTTGTTGAACGCGAAGAAGGCGCGCTTTCTGAATGGTCTTTCGGCGGCATCCCTACAGATAAAGCGATTAAAGGCTTCGGCGGCGCAGTGCTCTTTAGCGCGAACGCCACTAAAACAATGAATGTCCTGGAGAATACCCTTGGACTGAAAAAAGTCGGCGAAGACGGGGAGTATGCGCGGTTCAAAGCCTATGGCGAAATTGGCAACATCATTGATGTCCCGCTCAAAAATATACCGATGGGTGTGGGTGGGGCCGGAACCGTTCACCATATCGCTTGGCGCGCGAAAGATTTCGAAGAGCATAAACAGTGGCAGCAGGAAGCCGCGAATAATGGGTACCACACAACGGAAATCATCGACCGTCAATACTTTAATGCGATATATTTCCGCGAGGGCGGCGGGATTTTGTTCGAGATCGCCACGGATCCTCCGGGATTTGCTCGCGATGAAGCTCCTGAGGCGCTTGGCGAGAAATTGATGCTGCCGCCATGGTTCGAGCAACACCGCGCCGCAATAGAAGCGAACCTTCTTCCAATTCAAGTACGGGAGTTGAACGTAAAAAATGAAACATCTATTTGA
- a CDS encoding helix-turn-helix transcriptional regulator — MNNRLEEIRKQRGIKQEELAAALEVSRQTIGSLENGRYNPSILLAFKIARFFGMSIEEIFIYEEDEKG, encoded by the coding sequence GTGAATAACCGTTTAGAAGAAATCCGCAAGCAACGCGGAATTAAGCAAGAAGAATTAGCGGCGGCACTTGAAGTGTCCAGGCAAACGATCGGCTCGCTGGAAAACGGGCGTTATAACCCATCCATCCTTTTAGCGTTCAAGATCGCTCGTTTTTTCGGTATGAGTATCGAAGAAATCTTTATTTATGAGGAGGATGAAAAAGGATGA
- a CDS encoding Rieske (2Fe-2S) protein: MGSHVIGAVAEFPAGTRRMLVVEGRPIGVFNVNGTYYALKNSCPHQGAPLCVGTVTGMTLPSAPGEYRYGREGEILRCPWHGWEFDITTGKSIFDPHKCLVKTYDVTIEAEALPEVETYPVTVESGTIVVHV, from the coding sequence ATGGGGAGCCACGTCATTGGAGCAGTGGCCGAATTCCCGGCGGGAACGAGAAGGATGCTGGTTGTGGAAGGACGCCCGATCGGCGTATTCAACGTGAACGGTACGTATTACGCGCTCAAAAATAGCTGTCCGCATCAAGGCGCGCCGCTCTGCGTCGGTACCGTAACCGGCATGACTCTTCCATCGGCGCCCGGGGAATATCGATATGGCAGGGAAGGCGAGATCTTGCGATGCCCCTGGCACGGCTGGGAGTTTGATATTACCACCGGAAAATCGATTTTCGACCCGCATAAATGTCTGGTCAAAACCTACGATGTTACGATTGAAGCCGAGGCGCTTCCTGAAGTGGAGACGTATCCCGTCACCGTTGAATCAGGGACGATCGTCGTGCATGTTTAG
- a CDS encoding amidohydrolase family protein, giving the protein MEQMEQQQVTKIEQKQTRTGIVDCDVHPYPRNAGEIRSYMQQPWRERYNGGGRGFYGNPVHGDRLDARPPQGGPSGSDPELLRKQLVDEYGYAYAILMPRAFCNLHPDPDFGNAIASAYNDWLADTWLSKYNPDGVFKGSITVNTQDPQAAAREIERWAGHPHFVQVMTDSGARAPFGQRQFYPIYEACEKFGLPFAIHPGTDGMGINVQPSPGYPTHYIEWHTCLSLGFQAHLVSFLTEGVFERFPGFKIVLVEGGVSWLAPLMWRLDAEYKALRYEVPWLKRKPSEYLRDHVRITSQPLERPDNDGYLLQIFEMMDAEHILMFSSDYPHWDFDSPTRAFPKLPESLHRRIFYENAQEWYKL; this is encoded by the coding sequence ATGGAACAGATGGAACAACAGCAGGTAACAAAGATCGAACAAAAGCAGACACGGACGGGGATAGTTGACTGCGACGTGCATCCTTACCCTAGAAACGCGGGGGAAATCCGATCATACATGCAGCAGCCTTGGAGAGAACGATATAACGGAGGGGGACGCGGCTTTTACGGCAATCCCGTGCATGGAGACCGCTTGGACGCAAGACCTCCTCAGGGCGGTCCATCGGGCTCCGATCCCGAGCTCCTTCGAAAACAGCTCGTCGACGAGTACGGATATGCCTATGCGATTCTGATGCCGCGCGCATTTTGCAACCTGCACCCCGATCCCGATTTCGGAAACGCAATCGCATCGGCCTATAACGATTGGCTCGCGGATACGTGGCTAAGCAAATATAATCCGGACGGCGTATTTAAAGGATCCATTACGGTGAACACGCAGGATCCGCAAGCCGCCGCTCGCGAAATCGAGCGGTGGGCAGGACATCCGCATTTCGTCCAGGTCATGACCGATTCCGGTGCCCGTGCCCCGTTCGGACAGCGGCAGTTCTATCCGATCTATGAAGCATGCGAGAAATTCGGACTGCCTTTTGCCATTCACCCCGGTACCGATGGGATGGGAATTAACGTGCAGCCGTCTCCGGGATACCCGACCCATTACATCGAATGGCACACCTGTTTGTCTCTTGGTTTCCAGGCTCATCTGGTAAGCTTTCTCACGGAAGGCGTGTTCGAGCGATTTCCGGGCTTTAAGATCGTCCTTGTCGAAGGCGGCGTCTCTTGGCTTGCCCCCTTGATGTGGCGGCTGGACGCGGAATATAAAGCGCTCCGGTATGAGGTCCCTTGGTTGAAACGCAAACCAAGCGAATACTTGCGCGATCATGTGCGGATTACGTCACAGCCGCTGGAAAGACCGGATAACGACGGCTACTTGCTGCAAATATTCGAGATGATGGACGCCGAGCATATTCTCATGTTTTCCAGCGATTATCCGCATTGGGATTTCGACTCCCCGACCCGCGCGTTTCCTAAGCTGCCGGAGTCGCTGCACCGCCGGATATTTTACGAAAATGCGCAAGAATGGTACAAGCTTTAG